A section of the Triticum dicoccoides isolate Atlit2015 ecotype Zavitan chromosome 7A, WEW_v2.0, whole genome shotgun sequence genome encodes:
- the LOC119329410 gene encoding 60S ribosomal protein L35a-1-like: MVKGRTGQRVRLYVRGTILGFKRSKSNQYESTSLVQVEGVNTKEDVAWYAGKRLAYVYKAKTKSNGTHYRCLWGKITRPHGNSGVVRAQFKSNLPAESMGRKVRVFMYPSSI, from the exons ATGGTGAAGGGACGCACGGGGCAGCGCGTCAGGCTCTACGTCCGGGGCAccatcctcggcttcaagag GTCCAAGTCGAACCAGTACGAGAGCACGTCGCTGGTGCAGGTCGAGGGGGTGAACACCAAGGAGGACGTGGCGTGGTACGCCGGGAAGCGCCTGGCGTACGTCTACAAGGCCAAGACCAAGAGCAACGGCACCCACTACCGCTGCCTCTGGGGCAAGATCACCCGCCCGCACGGCAACTCCGGCGTCGTCCGCGCCCAGTTCAAGTCCAACCTCCCCGCCGAGTCCATG GGGCGCAAGGTCAGGGTGTTCATGTACCCGAGCAGCATCTAA
- the LOC119329408 gene encoding uncharacterized protein LOC119329408, with amino-acid sequence MDVDDDMEDDDMDFNPLYREGSPSETSSSLTSEAECEGTSFQNQPSTEVLLRNSPGNGNAGDCVLPTESLSAKGACKENAGDCVLPKESLSAKGACKENVPASSSTQLHCENGEGRVNGLGKKPLQTVASFSPPVQNTHPLLHEGTEEDAICRRTRARYSLANYALDELETFLQESDDDGDLQNVDEEEEYRKFLSAVLSGGGDGTQPCQGDETQDEDENDADFELEIEEALESDGGENVENDKNINGRNKKDGHRPQTRKKRPESSRAVNHQQESTKPNLRPIVPNFSPTPQVPGQYPSQNINVPSSSSAATGAAVVKGFTDEQLGQLHILIYEHVQLMIQTFSLCVLDPSKQRVAADVKKMIVELVGYRDQALARKNTIRQQFYFEGQHLRSAISHAFSETSQCQWIPLIKNPVMSILDVSPLHLALSYLSDVAGAVVKYRKSHVDGTPERIRFRKEPLFPSPVLSTGRDANNISQDRPNNVSTSTPASPGQSQPKKSLAATLFESTKKESVALVPFDIARLAQRFYPLFNFSLFPHKPPPAAMVSRLLFTDAEDGLLALGLLEYNNDWEAIQKRFLPCKSTHQIFVRQKNRSSAKATDNPVKDVRRMKNSPLTSEEVQRIEEGLKIFKHDWTSVWKFVVPYRDPSLLQRQWRVANGIQRSYSKSEALKAKRRTYEAKRRQLKASMADSQVGREQETDNDAFEDVENDDDDDDDDGDDPYVNEAFLADTENRSMNMMQTGTSLNDECGSAYGRFEQHKRNGTHHGVGAAYIPFSSCASDGPSTKRVFGVTLDEPQASQLSKEKGSHVVKLAPDLPPVNLPPSVRVISQMEFHQNAAQDLFPVPPPTFTECVYTQLNLFPHHSTTDRSQQHGRDARSMEDGAEQDFQMHPLLFQHPREVLSSRSHSVQNLTSHSRNYNLFPFEKVQVEKSNTQTTDGMERAPVNANTIDFHPLLQRSEAEMHVEVPEEDCRPLSNQSDGRIREPPVDDQSTVREASTSERENGIDMQESTSPCERDTNIDLDIHLCSSVDFRIANDLRSTPSKSRIQPERPVKDRASILNLQPGNASPHHDTERPGEETMQGIVMEQEELSDSEEESQHVEFECEEMDDSEDEQVQGTEPCSTTNKGTSASIVCSELQENNDQCQTQQGLKQVAKQGVGSKRKSRGSSSARSVRAKSKPTDADAEKHTGTRRSRRISRSRSRASESSQAKMPEEAGPEHKSSESRRSRKSPAPS; translated from the exons ATGGACGTCGATGATGATATGGAGGACGATGACATGGATTTCAACCCTTTATATAGGGAAGGATCACCATCCGAGACCTCGTCAAGCCTCACCTCAGAGGCAGAATGCGAGGGAACTAGCTTTCAAAATCAACCAAGCACTGAGGTGCTTCTTCGCAATAGTCCTGGTAATGGAAATGCAGGTGATTGTGTACTTCCCACAGAAAGTTTGTCAGCCAAAGGTGCCTGCAAAGAAAATGCAGGTGATTGTGTGCTTCCCAAAGAAAGTTTGTCAGCCAAAGGTGCCTGCAAAGAAAATGTTCCAGCGAGCAGTTCTACCCAGTTGCATTGTGAGAATGGAGAAGGCCGTGTTAATGGATTGGGAAAGAAACCCTTACAGACTGTAGCTTCCTTCTCTCCACCAGTACAGAATACTCATCCCCtgttgcatgaaggtaccgaggaaGATGCAATCTGCAGGCGGACACGGGCAAGATACTCTCTGGCAAATTACGCACTTGACGAGTTAGAGACCTTTCTCCAGGAATCTGACGATGATGGTGACCTGCAGAATGTTGATGAGGAAGAGGAATACCGCAAGTTTCTTTCAGCTGTCCTGTCTGGTGGAGGCGATGGCACGCAGCCTTGCCAGGGGGATGAAACCCAGGATGAAGATGAGAATGATGCGGACTTTGAGCTCGAAATTGAGGAGGCCCTGGAAAGTGATGGTGGTGAAAATGTCGAGAATGATAAGAACATAAATGGTAGGAATAAGAAAGATGGTCATAGGCCTCAGACTAGGAAGAAGAGACCTGAGTCGTCTAGGGCAGTCAATCATCAACAGGAATCAACTAAACCTAATTTGCGACCGATTGTCCCAAATTTCTCACCTACACCCCAGGTTCCTGGGCAGTATCCATCCCAGAACATCAATGTCCCTTCCTCATCATCAGCAGCAACTGGTGCTGCTGTAGTGAAGGGGTTTACTGATGAGCAACTTGGCCAATTGCATATTTTGATATATGAACATGTTCAGCTCATGATCCAAACCTTCTCTCTATGCGTTCTTGACCCATCTAAACAGCGTGTGGCTGCTGATGTTAAAAAAATGATAGTTGAGTTGGTTGGCTACCGTGATCAAGCATTGGCTAGGAAAAACACTATACGTCAACAATTCTATTTTGAAGGGCAGCATCTTCGGTCAGCAATTAGTCATGCTTTTTCTGAGACCTCGCAATGCCAATGGATTCCATTAATTAAGAATCCTGTTATGTCCATCCTTGATGTCTCACCACTTCATTTGGCCCTCAGCTATTTAAGTGATGTTGCAGGCG CTGTTGTGAAGTATAGAAAAAGCCATGTGGATGGCACTCCAGAGAGGATCCGCTTTAGGAAAGAACCTCTTTTTCCATCACCGGTACTTAGCACTGGCAGAGATGCTAACAATATTTCTCAAGACAGACCAAATAATGTGTCCACATCAACACCAGCTTCACCTGGCCAGTCACAGCCCAAGAAATCATTAGCTGCTACCCTTTTTGAGAGTACTAAAAAGGAGTCGGTTGCTCTTGTTCCATTTGATATTGCAAGATTGGCGCAGAGATTTTATCCACTATTCAATTTTTCGCTGTTTCCTCATAAGCCACCTCCCGCAGCTATGGTCAGTAGACTGCTTTTCACTGATGCAGAGGACGG GTTATTAGCTCTAGGACTTCTGGAATATAATAATGACTGGGAAGCGATACAAAAGCGTTTTCTTCCTTGCAAGTCAACGCATCAG ATATTTGTGAGACAGAAGAACCGCAGCTCAGCAAAAGCTACTGACAATCCAGTCAAG GATGTGCGCCGTATGAAGAATTCTCCATTGACTAGTGAGGAAGTGCAGCGTATCGAAGAG GGGCTCAAGATATTCAAACATGATTGGACATCTGTTTGGAAGTTTGTTGTGCCATACAGAGATCCTTCACTGCTCCAGCGTCAGTGGAGAGTTGCCAATGGAATCCAGCGATCTTACAGTAAAAGTGAGGCTTTGAAAGCAAAGAGGAGAACATATGAAGCGAAGAGGAGGCAATTAAAAGCTTCCATGGCTGATTCACAAGTAGGTCGTGAGCAGGAG ACTGATAATGATGCTTTTGAGGATGTtgaaaatgatgatgatgatgatgatgatgatggtgatgatccatATGTCAATGAAGCATTTTTAGCAGACACAGAGAATAGGAGCATGAATATGATGCAAACGGGCACCAGCCTCAATGATGAATGTGGTTCTGCATATGGCCGCTTTGAGCAGCATAAAAGAAATGGTACGCATCATGGTGTCGGCGCTGCATATATACCTTTTAGCTCTTGCGCTTCTGATGGTCCTTCAACTAAAAGGGTGTTTGGTGTGACTTTGGATGAACCGCAAGCTTCACAATTGTCTAAAGAGAAAGGTAGCCATGTCGTCAAGTTGGCCCCAGATTTGCCTCCTGTAAACCTTCCTCCTTCTGTCCGTGTGATATCTCAGATGGAATTTCATCAGAATGCGGCGCAGGATCTGTTTCCTGTGCCACCTCCAACCTTTACAGAATGTGTTTACACACAGCTAAATCTTTTCCCTCATCATAGTACTACTGACAGATCGCAACAACATGGGCGTGATGCACGTTCGATGGAAGATGGCGCTGAGCAAGATTTTCAAATGCATCCTTTGCTTTTTCAGCATCCTCGAGAAGTGCTTTCGTCACGTAGCCATTCGGTTCAAAATCTTACTAGTCATTCAAGAAATTATAATCTTTTCCCTTTTGAGAAAGTTCAAGTTGAGAAAAGTAATACGCAGACTACAGATGGCATGGAAAGAGCTCCTGTCAATGCTAATACCATCGACTTCCATCCTCTGCTGCAAAGATCTGAAGCTGAGATGCATGTGGAAGTACCAGAAGAGGACTGTCGTCCACTTTCTAATCAATCTGACGGTCGTATTAGGGAACCTCCAGTGGATGACCAGTCAACAGTTAGGGAAGCGTCGACAAGCGAAAGAGAGAACGGTATTGATATGCAAGAATCCACAAGCCCTTGTGAGAGGGATACCAACATTGATTTGGACATTCATTTATGTTCCTCAGTGGATTTCAGGATTGCAAATGATTTGAGAAGTACTCCTAGTAAATCCAGAATTCAGCCAGAAAGGCCTGTGAAGGACAGAGCTAGTATTTTGAATTTACAGCCTGGGAATGCTAGTCCTCATCATGACACTGAAAGGCCTGGTGAGGAAACAATGCAAGGCATTGTAATGGAACAAGAAGAATTAAGTGATTCCGAGGAAGAGAGCCAGCATGTTGAGTTTGAATGTGAGGAAATGGATGATTCTGAAGACGAGCAAGTTCAGGGCACAGAACCTTGTTCGACTACAAACAAG GGAACTTCAGCATCAATTGTTTGTTCAGAGTTGCAAGAAAATAATGaccagtgtcaaacccaacaaggattgAAACAGGTGGCCAAACAGGGTGTGGGTTCAAAACGGAAATCGCGTGGGTCTTCTAGTGCAAGGTCGGTCAGAGCAAAGTCGAAGCCAACGGATGCAGATGCAGAAAAGCACACAGGAACTAGAAGAAGCCGACGGATATCCAGGTCCAGATCTCGAGCGAGTGAATCTAGCCAGGCCAAAATGCCGGAAGAGGCAGGTCCTGAACATAAGTCCAGTGAGTCAAGAAGGTCTAGAAAGAGCCCTGCCCCGAGTTAA
- the LOC119329409 gene encoding beta-1,3-galactosyltransferase 6-like: protein MSSSSYFGRPSYCAMALVLLLTLLCIAFPAYLRNPVSVASCFTGADVRAAAAAQPAASASAALVADDGGRRPGQLRILLGVHTMPKKHSRRHLIRMAYALQQTAALRGAARVDVRFALCARPMPPEHGAFVALERRAYGDVLLFNCTENAEDGKTYTYFSDLPAMLGASGGEGRRPPYDYVMKVDDDTYLRLDALVETLRRAPREDMYYGVGLPFMDRVSPPFMLGMGYALSWDLVQWITASDMVRRKAKGVEDVTMGNWLNEGGKAKNRVNIFPRMYDYKSAEAKDFLEDTIGVHQLKADIRWAHTLAHFNATSGDLRPSREGSS, encoded by the exons ATGTCGTCCTCGTCGTACTTCGGGAGGCCGTCCTACTGCGCCATggccctcgtcctcctcctcaccctGCTCTGCATCGCCTTCCCCGCCTACCTGCGCAACCCGGTCAGCGTCGCCAGCTGCTTCACGGGAGCCgacgtccgcgccgccgccgccgcccaaccagcggcgtcggcgtcggcggcgttgGTGGCGGACGACGGGGGCCGCCGCCCGGGCCAGCTCCGCATCCTCCTCGGCGTGCACACGATGCCCAAGAAGCACTCCCGGCGGCACCTGATCCGGATGGCGTACGCGCTGCAGCAGACGGCGGCCCTCCGCGGCGCGGCGCGGGTGGACGTCCGGTTCGCGCTCTGCGCGCGGCCGATGCCGCCCGAGCACGGCGCGTTCGTGGCGCTGGAGCGCCGCGCCTACGGCGACGTGCTGCTCTTCAACTGCACCGAGAACGCCGAGGACGGCAAGACGTACACCTACTTCTCGGACCTGCCGGCCATGCTCGGCGCCTCCGGCGGCGAGGGCCGCAGGCCGCCGTACGACTACGTGATGAAGGTGGACGACGACACGTACCTCCGGCTGGACGCGCTGGTGGAGACGCTGCGGCGGGCGCCGCGGGAGGACATGTACTACGGCGTGGGCCTGCCGTTCATGGACCGGGTGTCGCCGCCGTTCATGCTCGGCATGGGGTACGCGCTCTCCTGGGACCTCGTCCAGTGGATCACCGCCTCCGACATGGTCAGGAGGAAGGCCAAAG GTGTGGAGGACGTGACCATGGGGAACTGGCTGAACGAGGGGGGCAAGGCAAAGAACAGGGTGAACATCTTCCCCAGGATGTACGACTACAAGAGCGCCGAGGCCAAGGATTTCCTGGAGGACACCATCGGCGTGCACCAGCTCAAGGCGGACATCAGGTGGGCGCACACGCTGGCGCACTTCAACGCCACCTCCGGCGATCTCCGGCCTTCCAGAGAGGGGAGCTCATAG